AGTGGGTGGTCAACGTCAAGGAAACCGGCATGATCCAGCTGGTGGACTACAGCGACATCAAGAACCTGAAGACCACCACGATCGAATCGGCGAAGTTCCTCCATGACGGCGGCTGGGATGCGTCGGGTCGTTACTTCATGGTCGCGGCGAACGCCTCGAACAAGGTCGCTGCGGTCGACACCAAAACCGGCAAGCTCGCCGCGCTGGTGGACACTGCGAAGATCCCGCACCCGGGTCGTGGCGCCAACTTCGTCCATCCGGAATTCGGTCCGGTGTGGTCGACCGGCCACCTCGGTGACGCTGTCGTCTCGCTGATCTCGACCGCTTCCGATGATCCGAAGTTCGCCAAGTACAAGGATCACAACTGGAAGGTGGTGCAGGAGCTGAAGATGCCGGGCGCCGGCAACCTCTTCGTCAAGACCCATCCGAAGTCGAAGAACTTCTGGGCCGACGCGCCGATGAACCCGGAGCGTGAGATCGCCGAGTCGGTGTTCGTGTTCGACAAGGCCGACCTGAAGAAGGAGCCGGTGCGTCTCGACGTCGCCAAGGATTCGGGCCTGCCCGAAAGCAAGGCGATCCGTCGTGCGGTGCAGCCCGAGTACAACGAAGCCGGCGACGAAGTCTGGATCTCGCTGTGGGGCGGCAAGACCGACCAGTCGGCGATCGTGATCTACGACGACAAGACGCTGAAGCTGAAGAAGGTCATCACCGACCCGGCGATCGTCACGCCGACCGGCAAGTTCAACGTCTATAACACGATGCACGACGTCTACTGATCGGCCTCGTCGATCGTAGCCAGTAAAACCCCCGCGCTCAGGCGCGGGGGCTACGAGGAAAAAGCTCCATGTCAGATCGAAACGGCAACGACTCCAAACAAGAACAGCCCCGCGGGTTTTTTGCCCGCCTTCGTCGTCCGTCCAAAATGTCGCTGGGCGGCCTTCTGGCCGCGGGTTTTGTCATCGGCATCCTCTTCTGGGGCGGTTTCAACACCGCGATGGAAGCGACGAACACCGAGAAATTCTGTATTTCGTGCCACGAGATGTATGACAACGTGTACACGGAGTACAAGGAAACGATCCACTACAACAACCGCACCGGGGTGCGTGCGACCTGCCCGGACTGCCACGTCCCGAAAGACTGGACGCACAAGATCATCCGCAAGATCCAGGCCTCGCGCGAAGTCTGGGGAAAGCTGACCGGCACCATCGATACGCGGGAAAAATTCGAAGCCAAGCGCCTGCAGCTCGCACGCAGCGAATGGAAGCGCATGAAGGCCGCCGATTCGCGCGAATGCCGCAACTGCCACAGCTTCGAGAGCATGAACACCGAGGTGCAGAAGCAGCGCGCGCGCAAGCAGCACGAGATGGCGCTGGAAGACAAGATGACCTGCATCGACTGCCACAAGGGCATCGCGCATCACAAGCCGAATGGGATGACCGACGCCGACGAGGAGTAAGATCCCCGTTCCGGAACTACCGCCCAACCTAAGCACAGTGAGGAAATGACGATGAAGAAAACGATGATTGCCGGCGCCGTGGGCGCACTTCTTGCGATCGGTGCCGGTGGCGCGGTCGCCGCACCGGACTGGGGCAAGGTCGGAGCCAAGGAAATCACGCTTTTCTATCCGGGGGTGTCGCCGCTGGAGTGGATCCAGAAGGGCACCGAGCACGGCGGTGCGCGGGCACTGAAGAAGGGTGAGACCTGCGCCGACTGCCACAGCGAAGAAGCCAGCGAGATGGGCAAGAAAATGGCCAGTGGGCAGAAGATCGAGCCCACTCCGATTGCCGGCAAGGCGGCGTTCATCCCGGTCAAGGTCCAGGCTGCGCATGATGGCGAAAACCTCTACCTGCGCTTCAGCTGGAAGCAGCCTGCGGCCTCCGGCGCGGCGAAAATGGATGACAAGAACCCGGTCAAGATCGCGTTCATGCTCGAGTCCGGCGGCAAGGTTGATCTCGCCGACCAGAGCGGTTGCTGGGCGACCTGTCACCAGGATTCGCGCACGATGCCGGGAGCCGACGAAGCCAAGACCAAGTACGTGAAAGGCGGCTCGCTGGCCGAGGGCAAGTTCTATGATCTCTACCAGTGGCGCAGCGGCGAAAACAAAGGCTTCAACGGCTATGTCGCCGACAAGCGCGTGATGGAAGGCGGCAAGGCGCTGGTCAGTGCCGAAGGCAAGAAAGACGGCGACAACTGGTCGGTGGTGTTCACCCGCAAGCTCGCGGGCGGGGAGGGCGACGTCGCACTCGAAGCGGGCAAGGCCTACAATTTCGGCTTCGCCATCCACGATGACAGTGCAGCGGGTCGATTCCACCACGTTTCCCTCGGCTACAAGCTCGGCATCGATGCCGACGGGGATGTGAAGGCGGCCAAGCAGTAAACATCAGCGGCGCCAGCGTCGTACTGTGCTTGCGATCATGGGAGTCCGGGTCAGACCGGATTCCCATTCGTGCCTTCCCGGAGTAAGTTTTCCGGGAGTTGTCCGTCAGTGCCAGACCGAGGAGCCGAGATCATGAATTCGATGAATCTGCGCACCGTGCTTGTCAGTGCATGGATGGCACTCCTGTCAGGCCCGCTGGCTGCGGCCGAACATGAAGTCGTGCTGCTCGACTACCGGTTTTCTCCTGCGGAGTCGAAGATTCGGGTGGGAGACCGGGTGACCTGGATCAACCAGGAAAAGCGCGTCAGCCATTCGGTCTTTTTCCTCGGCTCGGGCGAAGAGTCGGAGCGTTTCTTTCCCGGTGAGCGCTGGTCCCGTGTGTTCACGCTTCCCGGGCGTTACGAGTACCGCTGTGGCCCGCATCCCGAAATGTTCGGCGTGGTGATCGTCGAAGAGTGATGCTGCTCGCCCCTCCTCATGGACAACCCTTGCACGCGTAGGGTTGATTCGAGTCAAGGTTTCGCTCCGGGCAAAAGTTCATCCTGATTCCGTATCCCAAGCCGTCGGAAAGCAAGATGAAACTGCCTCCTCTCCTCGTTCATGTCGCTGTGTTCATCGGTGCGGCACTGGTTTCGGCCTACTCGGCCGCAGCAGACGCCCGCCTGGCGGAACCGGACTCCGCCCGCCATCGGGAACTCGTGCACATCGTGCGCCAGGACTGTGGTTCCTGCCACGGTCTCACCTTGAACGGTGGGCTGGGGCCGGCGCTCACTGCCGCGACCCTTTCCGACAAGCCCGCCGAGGGCCTGGTCGCGACTATCATCGGCGGCCGTCCCGGTACGCCGATGCCGCCGTTTCGCGGCATCGTCACCGAAACCGAAGCGCAGTGGATCGTCGATCAGCTGAGAAACGGCTTCCCGCCCGACACCGGCCTGCCGGCGGCGCAGGCTCTGAACTGAAGTGCGTTCGCCTGCCCCTGCGGCAGCGTCCGATCACCCGCGCAACGAACCCCCTGTTCCACCTCCCGGAGTCCGCATGACTGCCCGATTTGCCCGTCCCGCGCCCCCGCTGTTGTGGAGCCTCTTTCTGCCGGCCATCGTCTTCCTGCTGTCGGCCTGTTCGACCACGGCGCCGGTGACGCTGCGCGGCAGCGGTGATCTGGGGGTCGTCATCGAGCGCGCCGACGGCCGGGTCAAGATCATCGAGACGACCGGCCGCAGCGTACTCGCCACCGTCGATGGGCTGGGCGACCTGTCCCACGCCTCGGTGGTCTTCTCGCGCGATGGGCGCCATGCGTTCGTGTTCGGCCGGGATGGCGGGCTGACCAAGGTCGATCTGCTCGAAGCAAAGATCGTCGGCCGGGTGGTGCAGGCGGGCAACGCGATCGGCGGCTCGATTTCGCACGACGGCCGTCTGGTGGTGGTGCAGAACTACGAGCCGGGTGGAATCAAGGCCTTCGATGCGGATACCCTGGAACTGCTCGCCGATGTGCCTGCGGCCAGCGAGGACGGACGCCGCTCCAAGGTCGTCGGTCTGGCCGACCTGTCCGGGCAGCGCTTCATCTACTCCCTGTTCGAACTCGGGGAAATCCGCATCACCGATTTTTCCGATCCGCGCAAACCGCTCACGCAGCGTTTCGCCGGCGGCAAGCAGCCCTACGATGCGCTGGTCACGCCCGACGGCCGGCACTACATCGCCGGGCTGTTCGGCGAGGACGGGCTGGCCCTGGTCGACCTGTGGAAGCCGGAACTGGGCAGCCGCAAGATCCTCGCCGGCTACGGCCGCGGCGAGCAGCCACTGCCGGTGTACAAGATGCCCCACCTGCGGGGCTGGTCGGTGGCCGGCGGGCGCGCCTACCTGCCGGCGATCGGGCGCCACGAGGTGCTGGTGGTGGATACCGGGACCTGGCAGGAAGTCGGCCGGATCGCGGTCAAGAGCCAGCCGGTGTTCGCGATGGCCCGCCCCGACGGGCGCGAGATCTGGGTGAACTTCGCTTTCCCGGACAACGGCTGGGTCCAGGTCATCGACACGCTCAGCGGCCAGATCACCCATACCCTGCAGCCCGGGCGCGGCATCCTGCACATGGAGTTCCTCTCCAAGGGACATGAAGTGTGGATGTCCGCGCGCGACGACAACCGCGTGCTGATCTACGACACCGCCACCAAAAAGCCGATCGGCGGTTTCGACGCGAGCAGCCCGAGCGGCATCTTCTTCACCACGCGCGCGGCGCGGACGGGGTTCTGATGCCGCGCACCCTGTGCCTGCCCGAAGCGGTCGATGCCACCGCCTTTCGCCTGCTGAACGAATGGCAGCGCGATTTTCCGCTCGAAGCGCGACCGTTCGCGCGCATCGCCGAGGCGGTCGGCGAAGACGAGGAGAGCGTG
The window above is part of the Thauera aromatica K172 genome. Proteins encoded here:
- a CDS encoding NapC/NirT family cytochrome c; protein product: MSDRNGNDSKQEQPRGFFARLRRPSKMSLGGLLAAGFVIGILFWGGFNTAMEATNTEKFCISCHEMYDNVYTEYKETIHYNNRTGVRATCPDCHVPKDWTHKIIRKIQASREVWGKLTGTIDTREKFEAKRLQLARSEWKRMKAADSRECRNCHSFESMNTEVQKQRARKQHEMALEDKMTCIDCHKGIAHHKPNGMTDADEE
- a CDS encoding c-type cytochrome, translated to MKLPPLLVHVAVFIGAALVSAYSAAADARLAEPDSARHRELVHIVRQDCGSCHGLTLNGGLGPALTAATLSDKPAEGLVATIIGGRPGTPMPPFRGIVTETEAQWIVDQLRNGFPPDTGLPAAQALN
- a CDS encoding cytochrome D1 domain-containing protein, translating into MTARFARPAPPLLWSLFLPAIVFLLSACSTTAPVTLRGSGDLGVVIERADGRVKIIETTGRSVLATVDGLGDLSHASVVFSRDGRHAFVFGRDGGLTKVDLLEAKIVGRVVQAGNAIGGSISHDGRLVVVQNYEPGGIKAFDADTLELLADVPAASEDGRRSKVVGLADLSGQRFIYSLFELGEIRITDFSDPRKPLTQRFAGGKQPYDALVTPDGRHYIAGLFGEDGLALVDLWKPELGSRKILAGYGRGEQPLPVYKMPHLRGWSVAGGRAYLPAIGRHEVLVVDTGTWQEVGRIAVKSQPVFAMARPDGREIWVNFAFPDNGWVQVIDTLSGQITHTLQPGRGILHMEFLSKGHEVWMSARDDNRVLIYDTATKKPIGGFDASSPSGIFFTTRAARTGF
- a CDS encoding cupredoxin domain-containing protein gives rise to the protein MNSMNLRTVLVSAWMALLSGPLAAAEHEVVLLDYRFSPAESKIRVGDRVTWINQEKRVSHSVFFLGSGEESERFFPGERWSRVFTLPGRYEYRCGPHPEMFGVVIVEE
- a CDS encoding ethylbenzene dehydrogenase-related protein gives rise to the protein MTMKKTMIAGAVGALLAIGAGGAVAAPDWGKVGAKEITLFYPGVSPLEWIQKGTEHGGARALKKGETCADCHSEEASEMGKKMASGQKIEPTPIAGKAAFIPVKVQAAHDGENLYLRFSWKQPAASGAAKMDDKNPVKIAFMLESGGKVDLADQSGCWATCHQDSRTMPGADEAKTKYVKGGSLAEGKFYDLYQWRSGENKGFNGYVADKRVMEGGKALVSAEGKKDGDNWSVVFTRKLAGGEGDVALEAGKAYNFGFAIHDDSAAGRFHHVSLGYKLGIDADGDVKAAKQ